Genomic DNA from Deltaproteobacteria bacterium:
CCAGTCGGGGTGGCGGCGCGGCATGGCTTAAACCGTTTCGAGTTCCGAGTTTCGAGTTTCGGGTTCGACCCGAGACGCAGCAGAATTTTGTTCAGCGCCAAAGGTCAACGCGTCAACACTCTCTTCGATATCTGAGTAGCCAAATATTTCGGCGAAGTGATGTAGGAAGCGCTCCCGAACCTCGCTTAAGTTCTGCTCTGTACCGAGTTCCTTTTGCATCGATGTCACTTCGGCCCAGCTAAGGCCGCATGGAACGATGCGTTGAAAATAACTTAGATCGGTATTCACGTTGAGCGCGAGACCGTGATAGGTGATGCAGCGCCGCACGGCAACGCCGATGGCGGCGATTTTTCGATCGCCGAGCCAGATGCCGGTGTAGGGCGGCCGGCGCATCGCGGCGATGCCAA
This window encodes:
- the lipB gene encoding lipoyl(octanoyl) transferase LipB, with product MSTLLCKDLGTLEFSTALQMQERLLELKQRESSADILLFVEHPHVYTLGRGGDELNVLSADEVPVYRTSRGGDVTYHGPGQLVVYPIVDLRSKLRKDVHRYVRNLELSAIRTLADFGIAAMRRPPYTGIWLGDRKIAAIGVAVRRCITYHGLALNVNTDLSYFQRIVPCGLSWAEVTSMQKELGTEQNLSEVRERFLHHFAEIFGYSDIEESVDALTFGAEQNSAASRVEPETRNSELETV